The DNA sequence ATCGCAAATCTGTCATAGTATTACTGCCATGCAATAAGATTTATACATTGTCTTGTATCAAACATTCTTTCGTTGGCTCGTGACAGAAGCTAAAAACGTAGGGAACCAACCATGTGTATGTACAAGCTTGTACGACACCACAAATTGTGTCGTTGAATTTGAGTCTGATCTCCTTCAAAAACCCTCTCCTCCAATTTGAACACCCAAACAAATGGAAACCATCCACCGATCCACACTTCGTCTCCTTCCCATATCTCTCTCTGCACTATGCCTTACACGACCAACCGCCCCGGAATCCAAAAGAATCCGACTACCCATTTCTATCCCCGGCATTCTAAACCCGAAACCGGCCTTCTTAACGAGCCGCAAAAGTTACAGCTCAGCTCCTTCTCCAGTTGCCAAAGCTGGTTGGTTTCTGGGCCTCggagagaagaagaacaagagccTGAGCCTGCCCGATATAGTCAAAGCTGGAGACCCGGTTTTGCACGAGCCGGCCCGAGATGTTGAGCTCGGGGATATTGGGTCGGAGAGGATTCAGAAGATAATTGATGATATGGTGAAGGTGATGAGGAAGGCTCCTGGGGTTGGTCTTGCTGCTCCACAGATTGGACTTCCCTTAAGGGTCAGTTCTGCTTAGCTTTTGATCATTTCATTCTTCGAAAATGTGTGTTCGTTTGAATGAAGAGTCAACTTGGATCACCATCGAGCTCTATAgttgttgttgatttgattgAAGTGACAAAACTCTAGTAGCTAGTTCGATTTAAGCTACATTgctttctatttatttatttggttaGAACGTTAGTATTTTTGTCTTAGTGGGAGGGTTGTATGTAGGTAATGGCTGTTTGGATATTGTGTTACAACAGTCTCTTATTTTGTCTAGTAACAAGTTTGTCATTCTTATATCTGCAGATAATAGTCTTGGAAGATACAAAGGAATATATTAGTTATGCACCCAAGGATGAGATTAAAGTTCAACAGAGACGGCCTTTCGATCTTTTGGTATGTTAATGTGTGATTATGTATGAGGTGAATATCCAAATAACGTATTAATTCCTTGCATTGAAGCAGTTTCACTTCACTCtacaaatttatttgttgttttgagGCAGGTGATTATTAACCCAAAGCTTCAAAAGAAGAGCAACAGGACTGCCGTATTCTTTGAAGGCTGCTTAAGGTGAGGGTTAGAACTGTAAAACTCTACAATTAGCAAATTTGTAATGTTTTAGCCACTTTCCTTACTTCATAGCATGGTTTCTGACATTCAATGTATGGTTTTTGATCTCCAATTTTGCTAACGTTGATCTCAAGGTTCTGTTTCTGGGACCATTATTGTTTGTTTGATACTTCTTGCCCCATTGGAAATGAGCTAAATCTGCGATCCACTTTGGAGGATAAAGTAAATGAATCATTCCCATTTGAGAGATTACCATGTTTTCTGTGTTGCCCTATTATTATGGAAGGATTGTTGAAAACAGCTTTGTTAAGCTTGTTAATGTTACGGCCATATACAATCTGCATCCTCAATTTATTTGTTCGCTTATTTTCCCACCACGAACTGATTTCATTTTCTGGCGCCCTGGAAATCTAGACAGAATTAATCCCATATTGTCAACAATCGCTCCTCGGTTGAGTGGAGATATGACATGAACTTATAGGCTCTTTATTTTCTTAGGGATGTCATTAAACTACCACTGCAATGGTTTTTTATCTTCTATAAATAATGGAAAAACAGTACTTATTCATATATGAAAATATGGTGGGCTACAGACGGTGTTTCTTTTATTATAGTTCATCTAAGTTTAATGACTATAATCAGTTCATAAAATGATTGGACACAAGATGATAGTATCTATGTCCCTGTTTTTGTAAGTAGTTATTATCTTGTGGAACTTTCCAAGAATCTTGAATTGATTAAAGTGCTACAAAATTTTTGCATTTCAGTTAGACCTTGATCATGATGTTGGTGGACAATTTATGTCATCCATAGTTGGTAATTTTTCTCTTGCTGTGTTGTTGGCAGTGTTGATGGATTCAGAGCAGTGGTAGAAAGATATCTGGATGTCGAAGTTTCAGGTTTCGATCGTAGTGGCCAGCCCATCAAAATAAATGCTTCAGGTTGGCAGGCTCGTATTTTGCAACATGAGTGTGATCATTTGGAAGGAACTATATATGTTGATAAGATGCTCCCTAGAACATTTAGAACAGTTGAAAACTTGGACTTGCCTCTTGCTGAGGGGTGTCCAAAGCTTGGAAGTTGCTAGCTTATGGTATGAATATGGACTTGGATAAAACAAGAATTGCAGATAAAGCTGCCATCTGATTTATGCAAGTGATTCTGGTACTCCTGGTGCAATTGACTGTTGGGGATCAATCTAATACTTTAACAGCAAGTGTCATTTTGCTTTCTGTTTTACGAAGCTCAGTTCCCATCGGCTCAACGTTTTTGGTTTGGGAGTGACCTTAATGGTTGTTTTAAGATATTCTTGTGTTTCTTTATAAATAGTGGATACCCATTACCTATTCCAATATAGTTTTATCATTGTTTTACTTGAGGTAATTTAGAAACCAGTTGCAGAAGTACTACAACATCCTGCAGATCGGTTAGACATTTTCGGGAAGATAACTAGTATAAAACCTAGCAGTTTACTTCAGAAATACCATTAGATCCATGAAAATTCCATTGTATTTTGGGACCTTGGGGACACATGATGTTCATGTACTCGAACTGGATAGGTGAAATAGTTCGTGAAGAAGAGTGTACTGTGTACTGTATGAACTATGAAGCTCTTACCTTATCAACAGGAGAAATAGTTTGTGAAGAAGAGTGTACTGTGTACTATGTATGAACTATGAAGCTCTTACCTCATCGACGTACGATATAAATTGAGAACCTACAATCACTGATTAAAAATAAGATGAAGTTGATAGCCAAATTCATGTTTGTTAGCTACTTTGGAGGTAAAGTATTTAGGAATTAACCAAACCCCCACCATCTATTTTGTATACAATTTTTTCATTTGAACACAGCATCTGGGAGTATGATTTCAGAAATGCTTAAAAGAATTTATATATTAGAAAATAGGAAATTTATACAATCAAGATGCTATCAATTCACTGCAGGGGCAAAAGATTTATATGGTTATATGGATGAATTCTTGGATTAAAGAGTTCATGGTGGATTGGTGGATCAAGACTCCTTTTGAGACGGTGGAGAAAACCAAAGTACAAATTAATGATCAATCTCTTTATTTCAATTCACACTTCATTCCATAAAATGGAAGAAAAAGGTAAAACCTGAGAACAGACCTACTCAGACATGGACAAATCGAATTCAAAAGCTGCAAAAGAATGTTCAGAAGCTGTAGACGTAGATACAGATTATCACCATGTaagaaagtaaaacaaaaatgaCATATTTCTCAGAAGTTAGAACAAGCAAAAAGTCATGAAAGAATGTAGAACAAACATAACAAACGCATTTCtaagaagttaaaaaaaaacgCAACAAATTAGTTAATTGTAATGgttacattttttattttcacaaacatatataatacaaaCTTGGAGTGATCAGTTCCACCTCTACATGAATAtgtaccaaaaaaagaaagaaaaaaaaacaaaaccggctcttttttttcccttttttttttgtacagtATCATAGTCCATTTGTGGCAAACCTATTCACTGCTGTAATCTAGACAAAACACCTCTGGTCTATAGGTCCGTATAGCTCCAACAACAAGATGGAATCCAAAAAAAATCCATTTTATGAGCTATAATAGACAATACAATACTGAGCTATAGGATTGCCTTTCCTCCATATTCCAAACTTACAGGGTGTATGAGGACTTTTTGTTTAATGAATTCTTCACTATCGGAAAAGCATGCAGGTGGGTCAACTGAACCCAAACTTGAGCCTTGAGCTGCCCAACAAAATGATCTTGTTATTTCACCATTGGATGGTAGAAGTTGAATATCTTCTAAATATAAACCTTCACATGGAGAATCATCACTGCATGCAAATCGTATTGCTTCGTCTGTAGCAGAAGTCCCTTTAATGTGTATAAAGGATATATTCTCAACTTTGACCGCCAAAGTCTGCATTATCTCAAAATATAGATGTTAGTGACTTGGTGTGTTTTGGCTTGAATAGGCCTTTCTGCTTTGATGGAGAAGGACTCTACATGAAGCTAAGATTATGAGGTTATGGATGTATGAACTAAGAGTCTGGAATGCAGATTTACATTTTGAAACATGCACATTAGCAGTAACTGAATACAGATAAAGAGGAAGTATTGCAACTGATAAATGAAGTAAGAGTATGAGGCTATGGATATGGATGAATGAGATACTTCATtgccccaaaaaaaaagagatactTTATTTCTAGAACATCGATTTGAAATGTTAGTGTAATATTGGTCAGTAACTAAAGAAACGCATTAATTCTAGAACCAGTTACTTCTAATAACTAGGCTAATTCTTAGGAAGGGTTTGGTACGCATGGAAGTTGCGCTTTAGAGTTTCTAGAATTTCATACCTGATTTAAACATGGCAACTGGGAGTCACAATAATATTGATCAATTATAATTGGATTTGATACGTTGTCCATGACCACATTCCGAAATGCAATGTTAGAGGCAAAACCACTACCTCCCTGATGAAGATGGAAGAAAACCAATTTCAGTTACCTCCATATTGCCAATGTGTGTCCATGTCAAGAGAAAGCTCAGAGAAGAAAATTACCTGCCATGTTTTGATCCTCACTCCATTCTCAGTGTTAGAGAGGAATGCTGCATCAACCGCTACATCACGCACATGTGACCAAGAGTTTGATTTTCCCAAGCTTCCGATGCTTAAGGAAGCATTTCTGAATTAGATAAGGTGGTCAACATAGTGAAGccttaataaaaatgaaatctCTTTTACCTTATGCCATGACCAGGGCCGCAGACAATATTCACGATCCGGATGCGTGAAGAATTGCTAACTATAGAAATGCAGTCATCCCCTGGATTAAGTATAACAACTCAATAGAAGTCAGAGAATGAGTTCCAAAGTTCCAATGCATATTGATATTTACTGATTCAAACATGATTATATAGAGAGAAGTTGTAATAAAAACTCCTTTTCAATGTAGTATATCAAAGCTATCAATTTGTAGTTCTCAGTTTCTATCCTCTCTGTACCTACAAAAACCTTGATACCTATcaataaattttattttgaaatcacCAAAAAACTGGATATTAGTAGTCATATCTACACTAAAGCAattggtcaaaaaaaaaatatatatatatatatccttctcTAACATCTAAAGGTAAGTTAACAGCTAACAGCTAACAGCATTTTATGTAGAAACtcgaaattaaaaaaatttatctcTTTGATCAAGAAGACTGAACAGAGTTATGTATTCTAACAGTTTTTTCAGGAAAATCACCTGTTCTTATTATGCTATCCTTGACCTCAACACCCTTTGACACACTAATGTGGATTCCATCAGTATTGGGACTAGTGGCAGGTGCAATAACTTGGAGATGGGATGCTAATACCCGCATACAGTTGGTGAATGCCATGTGCATTTTTTGACTATTGACAATCATAATATTTTTTACCTTCAAATTCTTGCACCTATGGAATGTAATGGCCTGGAAAGTATTTGATATTAAGGCTACTAAATCATCGGAGGCAAAAATCCTTGTAAAGTGCAgtacaaaggaaacaaaagccACTAACCGTTGGAGCATGTCGACATGGCTGCCAAAACCAAAACGTAGCCTTCAGTTAGACAAACACAGGTAGACCACTATTTACAACAAAACATAATCCTACAGGTTCAAGAGAACAATACATTTGTTGAGTTGATCTTACAAGAACGAGCCCACCATTCCTGTCCCATACCATCGACTGTTCCTCCCCCTTCAATGGTGAGATGGTTCACCCCATGGAAATAAAGCCACTTGCGTCGATTTAAACCAATCCAAGCATCAGGATTGATGGGAGCAATGATGGTACCAGAGATCTATTAAGACAAGCAATGTAATTATTGAATGAAAGTTTTAAGTAACAAATGAATAGTAGATGCATTAGCACATAAATATTGGTAATTGAAAAAGAATACAGTAGGTAATAGGATCGATTCATACCATTAAAGTCACCTTTGATCGACACGGTCCAGCAATATCAACAGGATGGATAAGGTAAGTCCTTCCGGAGGGAATTAGAATTCTTGTCCGTGTGGGAATAGAACAAGCAACCTCCCAAGCATTTTTGAAAGCCTAAAGGGATGCGAATACTGTCATTTCAGGAATGGCTTAACCATAAATCTCCATTCATCTGTTACACGCAATGTATGTAGAAAACAAAAACAGTTTTACCCCTTTCCTCAATCCATCAATGATTTAAAATTCTTCAAAAGGAATTACATTTTTTCTCTGCTAAAGATGTTTGGTCAATTCTCTAATTAGTTCCAAGAAAAATGGAACTTTTTTAAAGCCACCATACTATAgaaaccagctgatcaatgagTGCAAAACACGGATGAGTATTACATTTGTAAAACCAATCATCGTTTCTGAAAAATGGGAAGAATTTAGTTGTCCATACACAATGAAGTTTGATCACTCACTTCATAAACTCACCcactaaaataattaaataacaaTGTGATTCTATCTAAACCCAAATAGAAGTTCAAGACCCAAAATGGAAAAGAATTAAACATAATCAGTGGATGATCGAAAGCTcagccaaaacaaaaacaaaaaaaaagttgtggAATTTGTTACCTGAGAATCATCAGTGATGCCATCTCCTTTGGCACCAAAATCGCCAACAAAGAGAACCCTCTTGGATCTATGTCGGGTTCTGGTAGACCCGGATTGGGGGAGCCGTAAGAGAGAGTCAAATTTCTCTCTATCAGTAGTAGGAGTAGTATTTGAgctcagaaagagagagaatataTGAAGGAGAAGAATGAGAcaagtggaagaagaagaagaagaagatgagcaGAATCGAAGGGTTTTCATAGTGTCAGAGAATGTGTCAGACAGTGATCAGAAGAAAGCTACTATTAAACTCAtctttcagaaagaaaaaaaacactatATTACAACGGAAGTGTCGGTTTGTGGTTTTTTACatataattttatatgtttGACTTACTTACAATTTGGTCAATACATGATACAGAATTTTAacgacaatttttttttttttttgaaagttttTTTCACAATAAGAGCAAAAAGTATTTGGGAGGTTCGATTTAAATCTCCAAAATTggcatttagttttttttttttttcaagtgatagttgactttgtcaactcatgttaaattaccaataacaacacaaaaacttttaaaaaaaaaaaaaaatctcttcttacCTCTACGAACAGCAGTAGTCTTCAACTTGAAGAAATTATGTGGTTTTTGTTTCGTTTATTGACATTTCTTGATTGGATGCCAAGATTTTTTGGGGAGAAAATGAACTTTCCCCTCGTCTTCCTcttgctttgattttttttttttgtaacgtcAATAAAAGAATGAAAATCTAGAAACGATCTCACATAGAGAAGCTGACTGAGAATATAATTTGATGAATTATGGTGATATTGTTTGGGTTTCAAAGAGTTCCATAACACCCTTACCAACAAATTTAAACGGCAAAACccca is a window from the Rosa chinensis cultivar Old Blush chromosome 2, RchiOBHm-V2, whole genome shotgun sequence genome containing:
- the LOC112187958 gene encoding peptide deformylase 1A, chloroplastic/mitochondrial, translating into METIHRSTLRLLPISLSALCLTRPTAPESKRIRLPISIPGILNPKPAFLTSRKSYSSAPSPVAKAGWFLGLGEKKNKSLSLPDIVKAGDPVLHEPARDVELGDIGSERIQKIIDDMVKVMRKAPGVGLAAPQIGLPLRIIVLEDTKEYISYAPKDEIKVQQRRPFDLLVIINPKLQKKSNRTAVFFEGCLSVDGFRAVVERYLDVEVSGFDRSGQPIKINASGWQARILQHECDHLEGTIYVDKMLPRTFRTVENLDLPLAEGCPKLGSC
- the LOC112188210 gene encoding probable polygalacturonase At1g80170 isoform X1, with the protein product MKTLRFCSSSSSSSSTCLILLLHIFSLFLSSNTTPTTDREKFDSLLRLPQSGSTRTRHRSKRVLFVGDFGAKGDGITDDSQAFKNAWEVACSIPTRTRILIPSGRTYLIHPVDIAGPCRSKVTLMISGTIIAPINPDAWIGLNRRKWLYFHGVNHLTIEGGGTVDGMGQEWWARSCKINSTNPCRHAPTAITFHRCKNLKVKNIMIVNSQKMHMAFTNCMRVLASHLQVIAPATSPNTDGIHISVSKGVEVKDSIIRTGDDCISIVSNSSRIRIVNIVCGPGHGISIGSLGKSNSWSHVRDVAVDAAFLSNTENGVRIKTWQGGSGFASNIAFRNVVMDNVSNPIIIDQYYCDSQLPCLNQTLAVKVENISFIHIKGTSATDEAIRFACSDDSPCEGLYLEDIQLLPSNGEITRSFCWAAQGSSLGSVDPPACFSDSEEFIKQKVLIHPVSLEYGGKAIL
- the LOC112188210 gene encoding probable polygalacturonase At1g80170 isoform X2 yields the protein MKTLRFCSSSSSSSSTCLILLLHIFSLFLSSNTTPTTDREKFDSLLRLPQSGSTRTRHRSKRVLFVGDFGAKGDGITDDSQAFKNAWEVACSIPTRTRILIPSGRTYLIHPVDIAGPCRSKVTLMISGTIIAPINPDAWIGLNRRKWLYFHGVNHLTIEGGGTVDGMGQEWWARSSMSTCSNGDDCISIVSNSSRIRIVNIVCGPGHGISIGSLGKSNSWSHVRDVAVDAAFLSNTENGVRIKTWQGGSGFASNIAFRNVVMDNVSNPIIIDQYYCDSQLPCLNQTLAVKVENISFIHIKGTSATDEAIRFACSDDSPCEGLYLEDIQLLPSNGEITRSFCWAAQGSSLGSVDPPACFSDSEEFIKQKVLIHPVSLEYGGKAIL